A genome region from Flavobacterium sp. CFS9 includes the following:
- a CDS encoding DUF5687 family protein: MIKKFIYLEWKAFVRSASFGTSVVMKVLIGFLMIYFSLLFVGAGVGAFYILKKLKLEPLVTINQFLIYYFLFDLVIRLLMQAIPVLNIKPLLILPFQKSTIVHFSLGKTVLSFFNWVHALFFIPFSIVLVLEGYDLLGVIFWFLAAFSLIYINNFLNIILSNIDKLFVVFVGAIIALGAAQYYKLFDITSFTTPVFQGFYAAKGLFMIPVLILIGLYLFTFKYFKNNLFLDAGLSQKEDIATTENLSWLNQFGTLGTFLKNDIKLIKRNKRSKTTLVMSFIFLFYGLIFFGNKQQPEVMTIFAGIFVSGGFLFVFGQFVPSWDSSYYQLMMTQNIPYRGYITSKWWLIVIATFISTILASFYLFYGWQIYLTVVVGAIYNIGVNSHLVLLGGAFTKTPIDLSSAGGAFGDKKAFNVNAMLLTLPKILVPLGLYGIGLYLGNKTIGLALVGGAGVLGFAFKEKVFSLIEKRYKIEKYSTISAYKQKN; encoded by the coding sequence ATGATTAAAAAGTTTATTTATCTGGAATGGAAAGCCTTTGTTAGATCTGCATCATTTGGTACGAGTGTCGTGATGAAAGTTTTAATAGGCTTTTTAATGATCTATTTTTCCTTGCTTTTTGTGGGAGCAGGAGTAGGTGCATTTTATATATTGAAAAAATTGAAATTAGAACCGCTGGTGACAATCAACCAATTTTTGATTTACTATTTTCTTTTCGATCTGGTGATTCGTTTATTGATGCAGGCAATTCCGGTTTTGAATATTAAACCATTATTAATTCTACCGTTCCAAAAATCGACCATCGTTCATTTTTCACTAGGTAAAACAGTATTGTCTTTTTTCAATTGGGTTCATGCGCTGTTTTTTATTCCTTTTTCAATAGTGTTGGTTTTAGAAGGGTATGATCTTTTAGGAGTTATCTTCTGGTTTTTAGCAGCATTCTCCTTAATTTATATCAACAATTTTTTGAATATTATTCTAAGCAATATCGACAAGTTGTTTGTTGTTTTTGTTGGAGCAATTATTGCTTTAGGAGCCGCACAGTACTATAAACTCTTTGATATTACCAGTTTTACGACGCCAGTTTTCCAGGGGTTTTATGCTGCAAAAGGATTGTTTATGATTCCTGTTTTGATTCTGATAGGACTCTATCTGTTTACCTTCAAATACTTCAAGAATAATTTGTTTTTAGATGCCGGACTTTCGCAAAAAGAAGACATCGCTACCACTGAAAATCTTTCCTGGCTGAATCAATTCGGGACTTTGGGAACTTTTCTTAAAAATGATATCAAATTGATAAAGAGAAACAAAAGGTCAAAAACGACTCTGGTAATGAGTTTTATCTTTTTGTTTTATGGACTTATTTTTTTCGGAAACAAACAACAGCCCGAGGTAATGACTATTTTTGCCGGAATATTTGTTTCAGGTGGATTCTTATTCGTTTTCGGACAATTTGTACCGAGCTGGGATAGTTCCTACTACCAATTAATGATGACCCAGAATATTCCGTATCGCGGATACATAACCTCAAAATGGTGGCTGATTGTTATTGCTACTTTTATCTCTACAATACTGGCTTCTTTCTATCTTTTTTATGGATGGCAAATTTATCTAACGGTTGTTGTTGGCGCAATTTACAATATAGGAGTCAATTCGCATCTGGTACTTTTGGGTGGCGCTTTCACCAAAACGCCAATTGATTTGAGTTCGGCGGGAGGTGCCTTTGGAGATAAAAAAGCGTTTAATGTTAATGCAATGCTGCTGACATTACCGAAGATATTAGTGCCTTTAGGTCTTTATGGAATCGGACTGTATTTAGGAAACAAAACCATCGGGTTAGCACTCGTAGGAGGGGCAGGAGTTTTAGGCTTTGCTTTTAAAGAAAAAGTATTTTCACTGATCGAAAAAAGATATAAAATCGAAAAGTACAGCACCATAAGTGCTTATAAACAAAAGAATTAA
- a CDS encoding phenylacetate--CoA ligase family protein yields the protein MISLFDISLQLNGFPIKKAKTQLDEIRNLSEEQYAHFLQNRKEEIVAFHLENNSFYLELVGGNTKLEWKNLPILNKQNLQRPLKERLSKGYTLKNVYLNKTSGSSGTPFVFAKDKPCHALTWTSIFMRFGWYNIDFNRSYQARFYGIPMNFAGYYKERIKDFLTHRFRFPVFDLSDAVLEKFLRKFKTKKFDYINGYTSSIVLFAKYLEQKNLILKDVCPSLKACFVTSEMLFESDKKLLEKQFNVPVINEYGASELDLIAFENLKGEWQVNSETLFVEILDENNQALPYGKEGRIVITSLFNKAHPFIRYDIGDIGILDEKSTPQKPILKKLIGRTNDIAVLPSGKKAPGLTFYYVTKSIIEDDGNVKEFTIKQTQLNTFEIEYVSDIELNTTQIQKIEKAISVYLEPNLTFNFTRKTVLDRSKSGKLKQFKSYL from the coding sequence ATGATTTCTCTTTTCGATATTTCGCTGCAATTAAATGGTTTTCCGATAAAGAAAGCCAAAACACAATTGGATGAAATCAGAAATTTATCGGAGGAACAATATGCACATTTTCTTCAGAACAGAAAAGAAGAAATCGTAGCTTTTCATTTGGAAAACAATTCTTTCTATCTGGAATTGGTTGGAGGTAACACAAAATTGGAATGGAAAAATTTACCCATCCTGAACAAGCAAAATTTACAAAGACCGCTCAAAGAAAGGCTTTCAAAAGGCTACACCTTAAAAAATGTGTACCTCAACAAAACGTCCGGATCCAGTGGAACTCCTTTTGTTTTTGCCAAAGATAAGCCTTGTCATGCCCTAACCTGGACTTCGATTTTCATGCGTTTTGGCTGGTACAATATCGATTTTAATCGCTCGTATCAAGCTCGTTTTTATGGTATTCCAATGAATTTTGCCGGATATTATAAAGAACGGATAAAGGATTTTTTGACTCATCGTTTCCGGTTTCCGGTTTTTGATTTATCGGATGCAGTTCTTGAAAAGTTTTTACGAAAATTCAAAACTAAAAAATTCGATTATATCAACGGTTACACAAGTTCAATCGTGTTATTTGCTAAATATTTAGAACAAAAAAATCTTATTTTAAAAGACGTTTGTCCCTCTTTAAAAGCCTGTTTTGTTACTTCGGAGATGCTTTTTGAATCCGATAAAAAACTCTTAGAAAAGCAATTTAATGTTCCTGTTATTAATGAATATGGCGCTTCAGAACTCGATTTGATTGCTTTTGAAAACTTAAAAGGAGAATGGCAGGTTAATTCGGAAACACTTTTTGTAGAAATTCTGGATGAAAACAATCAGGCTCTTCCATATGGGAAAGAAGGCCGTATTGTGATTACATCTTTGTTCAATAAGGCACATCCATTTATAAGATATGATATTGGTGATATCGGAATTCTGGATGAGAAAAGTACGCCACAAAAACCCATTTTAAAAAAACTTATTGGAAGGACCAATGATATTGCTGTCTTACCCAGTGGGAAAAAAGCACCGGGTTTAACCTTTTATTATGTTACTAAAAGCATTATTGAAGACGATGGAAACGTTAAAGAATTTACCATCAAACAAACACAATTAAATACTTTTGAAATTGAATATGTTAGTGATATTGAATTAAATACAACTCAGATTCAAAAGATAGAAAAGGCAATTTCTGTCTATTTAGAACCTAATTTAACTTTCAACTTTACCCGAAAAACAGTTTTAGACAGAAGCAAAAGCGGAAAATTAAAACAGTTCAAATCTTACTTATAA
- the purD gene encoding phosphoribosylamine--glycine ligase, protein MTILLLGSGGREHAFAWKMTQSPLCEKLFVAPGNAGTSAIATNVAMSPTDFDAIKAFVIQENVKMVVVGPEDPLVKGIYDYFKNDESLQHIPVIGPSKLGAQLEGSKEFAKEFLMKHNIPTAAYDSFTAETVEKGCAFLETLQPPYVLKADGLAAGKGVLIIQDLEEAKTELRNMLVHEKFGAASSKVVIEEFLDGIELSCFVLTDGKSYKILPTAKDYKRIGEGDTGLNTGGMGAVSPVPYVDAVLMEKIETRIVKPTIEGFQKDGIEYKGFVFIGLINVKNEPIVIEYNVRMGDPETEVVVPRLESDLVELFLSVANQKLDTFELKVDPRSATTIMVVSGGYPEEFEKGKVITGLENIEDSIVFHAGTKLENDSIVSNGGRVLTVTSYGDDFQQAIKKSYQNIDKLSFDKMYFRKDIGFDLI, encoded by the coding sequence ATGACAATTTTACTATTGGGATCGGGCGGAAGAGAGCATGCTTTTGCCTGGAAAATGACTCAGAGCCCGCTTTGCGAAAAACTTTTTGTTGCACCTGGAAATGCTGGAACTTCGGCAATTGCTACAAACGTTGCAATGTCTCCAACAGATTTTGATGCAATCAAAGCATTTGTAATTCAGGAGAATGTAAAAATGGTAGTCGTAGGCCCGGAAGATCCTTTGGTTAAAGGGATTTACGATTATTTTAAAAACGATGAGAGTTTACAACATATTCCGGTTATCGGGCCATCAAAATTAGGAGCTCAGTTAGAAGGAAGTAAAGAGTTTGCCAAAGAGTTTTTAATGAAGCATAATATTCCAACTGCTGCTTATGACAGTTTTACGGCTGAAACGGTAGAGAAAGGATGTGCTTTTTTAGAAACATTACAACCTCCATACGTTTTAAAGGCAGATGGTTTAGCGGCAGGAAAAGGAGTTTTGATTATTCAGGATTTAGAAGAAGCTAAAACAGAATTAAGAAACATGCTGGTTCACGAAAAATTCGGAGCAGCGAGTTCAAAAGTGGTAATCGAAGAATTTTTGGACGGAATTGAATTAAGCTGTTTTGTTTTGACTGACGGGAAAAGCTATAAAATACTTCCAACAGCAAAAGATTACAAACGTATTGGTGAAGGCGATACAGGTTTAAATACAGGCGGAATGGGAGCTGTTTCTCCGGTTCCTTATGTGGATGCAGTTTTGATGGAAAAAATTGAAACACGTATTGTAAAACCAACAATTGAAGGGTTTCAGAAGGACGGAATTGAATATAAAGGATTTGTATTTATTGGTTTGATCAATGTAAAAAATGAACCAATCGTAATTGAGTACAACGTAAGAATGGGAGATCCTGAGACTGAAGTTGTAGTACCAAGATTAGAATCTGATCTAGTGGAATTGTTCCTTTCGGTAGCCAATCAAAAATTAGATACATTCGAATTAAAAGTTGATCCAAGAAGTGCCACTACTATTATGGTGGTTTCCGGTGGATATCCTGAAGAATTTGAAAAAGGAAAAGTAATTACAGGTTTAGAAAATATTGAAGATTCTATTGTTTTTCATGCAGGTACAAAATTAGAAAACGATAGTATCGTGAGTAATGGAGGACGTGTGTTAACCGTAACGTCTTATGGAGACGATTTCCAACAGGCCATAAAAAAATCTTACCAAAACATAGATAAACTAAGCTTTGATAAGATGTATTTTAGAAAAGATATCGGCTTCGATCTAATTTAA
- a CDS encoding DUF6427 family protein — translation MITSVFKKSTPLNYSLVVILILVFFFLFQIQEPSWITSYFLVFQKVSLLCFILASFFLINFIVKKNGLSKDNGYAIFFYLLFLLFFPAIFNNANVIYGNFFILLALRRLISLQSLKASKEKIFDASFWILIASLFQFWCILFLILVFISIVFHVSRDYRNWILPFIALVAVSIIFLLVSLIFHIDITDFFQKRAVIDFNIDYFKSNYENGALSIYVAVALFFVVSMLTTLSNRPQIVHSSYKKVVACFFIAAFVYILSPDKSNDLLFFSVAPLTIMAASHVEYMQQKLNNEIVFYVLILCSLFTFFSQL, via the coding sequence ATGATAACAAGTGTTTTTAAAAAATCTACGCCATTAAATTATTCATTGGTTGTAATTTTAATACTGGTTTTCTTTTTTCTGTTTCAAATTCAGGAACCTTCCTGGATAACATCTTATTTTTTGGTATTCCAAAAAGTAAGCTTGTTGTGCTTTATTCTGGCCTCCTTTTTTCTGATAAATTTTATCGTAAAAAAGAACGGACTCAGTAAAGACAATGGATACGCGATATTTTTCTATTTATTGTTTTTATTGTTTTTCCCCGCCATATTTAACAATGCCAATGTAATATATGGTAACTTTTTTATACTATTGGCACTTCGAAGATTGATTTCGCTGCAGTCGCTGAAAGCTTCTAAGGAAAAAATATTTGATGCATCATTTTGGATTTTAATAGCTTCTTTATTTCAATTTTGGTGTATTCTTTTCCTGATTTTAGTTTTTATCTCAATAGTTTTCCATGTTTCCAGAGATTATAGAAACTGGATTTTACCTTTTATAGCGCTTGTAGCAGTCTCCATAATCTTTTTATTGGTCTCTTTAATTTTTCATATCGACATCACAGATTTTTTTCAGAAACGTGCCGTAATCGATTTTAACATTGATTATTTCAAGAGCAATTATGAAAACGGAGCACTTTCAATCTATGTAGCCGTAGCCTTATTTTTTGTAGTTTCGATGCTGACTACATTGTCAAATCGACCACAAATAGTGCATTCTTCATACAAAAAAGTGGTAGCTTGTTTCTTTATTGCAGCCTTTGTTTATATTCTATCGCCGGATAAAAGTAACGATTTACTCTTTTTTAGTGTTGCGCCCTTGACTATTATGGCAGCAAGTCATGTAGAATATATGCAACAAAAACTCAATAACGAAATTGTTTTTTATGTGTTGATTTTGTGCAGTTTATTTACATTTTTTTCTCAATTATAA
- a CDS encoding ABC transporter ATP-binding protein encodes MIQVNQLSKKYNGTTVLNINNLEIPKGQSFGLVGNNGAGKTTFFSLLLDLIQPSTGNIVNNDIQVNANEHWKSFTGSFLDESFLIGYLTPEEYFYFIGDLRHQNKADIDALLQQHEEFFNGEILNNKKYLRDLSKGNQKKVGIIATLIGNPEVVILDEPFANLDPTTVSRLKKIIKDLADNPNVTVLVSSHDLQHTVEVCDRIVALNKGEIVKDIQTSKETLQELELFFAV; translated from the coding sequence ATGATACAAGTAAATCAACTTTCAAAAAAATATAACGGTACAACAGTTTTAAACATAAACAATCTTGAAATTCCAAAAGGACAGAGCTTTGGATTAGTAGGAAACAACGGGGCGGGGAAAACCACTTTTTTCAGCTTGTTACTCGATTTGATTCAGCCTTCAACCGGAAATATAGTAAACAACGATATTCAGGTGAATGCAAACGAGCACTGGAAATCTTTTACCGGATCTTTTCTTGACGAAAGTTTCCTGATTGGGTATTTAACTCCGGAGGAATATTTTTATTTTATTGGCGATTTACGCCACCAAAACAAAGCTGATATTGATGCCTTATTACAGCAGCATGAAGAGTTTTTCAATGGAGAAATCCTGAACAATAAAAAATATTTAAGAGATTTATCGAAGGGAAATCAGAAGAAAGTAGGCATCATTGCTACACTTATCGGAAATCCGGAAGTTGTTATTTTAGACGAACCTTTTGCAAATCTGGACCCGACAACCGTGAGCCGATTAAAAAAAATCATTAAGGATTTGGCAGATAATCCAAACGTTACTGTATTGGTTTCCAGTCATGATTTGCAGCATACCGTAGAGGTTTGTGACCGAATAGTAGCATTAAATAAAGGAGAAATTGTGAAGGACATTCAAACTTCAAAAGAAACCTTACAAGAACTGGAATTGTTTTTTGCGGTATAA
- the upp gene encoding uracil phosphoribosyltransferase has product MKIHYISKNNSVLNHFLGQIRNVNVQNDSMRFRRNIERIGEIMAYELSKDLAYKNVEIQTPLGIKNTTEIESDLVLCSILRAGLPLHNGFLNYFDHAENSFVSACRYHPNNDAEFEIRVEYQAVSNINNKTVLLLDPMLATGQSIVAVHEKLIQNATPKEIHIVVVIAAPEGVAFLEENLPENCHLWVASLDEKLNEKNYIVPGLGDAGDLAYGSKL; this is encoded by the coding sequence ATGAAAATTCATTATATCTCCAAAAATAACAGCGTATTAAATCACTTTTTAGGCCAAATCAGAAATGTTAATGTTCAGAACGACAGCATGCGTTTCCGAAGAAATATTGAACGAATCGGCGAGATTATGGCTTATGAACTGAGCAAGGATCTGGCTTATAAAAATGTTGAAATCCAAACTCCGCTTGGCATTAAAAATACGACTGAAATAGAGAGTGATTTAGTTTTATGTTCTATTTTAAGAGCCGGTTTGCCGCTGCATAATGGTTTTCTAAATTACTTTGACCATGCCGAAAACAGTTTTGTTTCGGCTTGTCGATACCATCCCAATAACGATGCCGAATTCGAAATTCGGGTTGAATACCAGGCTGTTTCAAACATAAACAACAAGACCGTTTTACTTCTTGATCCAATGTTGGCAACGGGTCAGTCTATCGTTGCTGTTCACGAAAAACTAATTCAAAATGCCACTCCAAAAGAGATTCATATTGTTGTAGTTATTGCGGCACCGGAAGGCGTTGCTTTCCTGGAAGAAAATCTTCCGGAAAACTGTCACTTATGGGTCGCTTCTTTAGATGAAAAGCTAAATGAAAAAAATTACATTGTTCCGGGTCTTGGCGATGCCGGAGATCTTGCTTACGGAAGTAAATTATAA
- a CDS encoding DUF4254 domain-containing protein, with translation MFSKLAYSVFEQSIKDYHQFDNVDQPINNPYPKDKFEHLLYLKNWIDTVQWHFEDIIRDPQIDPVAALTLKRRIDASNQERTDMVEYIDSYFLQKYSDVKVKDGAKINSESPAWAFDRLSILALKIYHMHEEATRTEASQEHRDKCQEKLNVLLEQRTDLSTAIDDLLTDIENGDKFMKVYKQMKMYNDDELNPVLYQNKK, from the coding sequence ATGTTTTCAAAATTAGCATATTCTGTTTTCGAACAAAGCATTAAAGATTATCATCAATTTGATAATGTTGATCAACCTATAAACAATCCTTATCCAAAGGATAAATTTGAGCACTTGTTGTATCTAAAGAACTGGATTGACACTGTTCAATGGCATTTTGAAGATATCATTCGTGATCCGCAAATTGATCCGGTAGCGGCGCTTACTTTAAAAAGAAGAATTGATGCTTCAAATCAGGAGCGTACTGATATGGTAGAATATATCGACAGCTACTTTTTACAAAAATACAGTGATGTAAAAGTAAAAGACGGGGCAAAAATCAATTCTGAAAGTCCGGCCTGGGCTTTTGACAGATTGTCTATTTTAGCGTTAAAGATTTATCACATGCATGAAGAAGCTACACGTACTGAAGCTTCTCAGGAACATAGAGATAAGTGTCAGGAAAAATTAAATGTCCTTTTAGAACAAAGAACTGATTTGTCAACGGCAATTGATGATTTATTGACAGACATTGAAAATGGAGATAAATTCATGAAAGTGTACAAACAAATGAAAATGTACAATGACGATGAATTGAATCCTGTTTTATATCAAAACAAAAAATAA
- a CDS encoding ORF6N domain-containing protein, with amino-acid sequence MKDHSLLSSETISNKIYYIRNQKVMLDRDLALLYEIETKVLKQAVKRNLSRFPEDFMFELSQSEFNNLRSQIVTSSWGGTRILPFAFTEHGILMLSSVLKSDKAIQTNIQIMRIFTKVREMLLDTTEIKVDILQIQKKLENHDKNIELVFSYLDELTEKKEDGNKRVKIGYKK; translated from the coding sequence ATGAAAGACCATTCTTTACTTTCTTCAGAAACTATTTCTAATAAAATATACTATATACGCAATCAAAAAGTAATGCTTGATCGTGATCTTGCTTTGCTTTATGAAATTGAAACCAAGGTTTTAAAACAAGCTGTTAAAAGGAATTTATCCAGATTTCCTGAAGATTTCATGTTTGAATTATCACAAAGTGAATTTAATAACTTGAGGTCACAAATTGTGACCTCAAGTTGGGGAGGAACGCGAATATTACCTTTTGCATTTACTGAACATGGAATCTTAATGTTATCAAGCGTTTTAAAAAGCGATAAAGCCATTCAAACTAATATTCAGATTATGCGTATTTTTACAAAAGTGAGAGAAATGCTGCTGGATACAACTGAAATTAAAGTTGATATTCTTCAGATTCAAAAGAAGTTAGAGAATCATGATAAAAATATCGAATTGGTTTTTTCTTATTTAGATGAATTAACCGAGAAAAAAGAAGACGGAAATAAAAGAGTAAAAATTGGTTATAAAAAATAA
- a CDS encoding 2Fe-2S iron-sulfur cluster-binding protein gives MPSFLKLIIKEVKRETADAVSVLFNVPEELKSDYKFIAGQYINLKLTLDNQEIRRAYSICSAPESNELRIAVKAVKNGLFSQFANTRLKAGDVLEVGHPEGKFTFEPDAERQKNYAAFVAGSGITPVLSIIKSVLKSEPKSSFVLVYGNKTPEDTIFHQELHDLQLQYVGRFFIHYVFSQAKAENALFGRIDKSAVNFVLNNKHKELQFDKFFLCGPEEMIDTVSGILKEKNVKESAIKFELFTSSTQENKINTSLEGHTKITVLVDDEEVSFEMSQKQTILDAALKQGVDAPYSCQGGICSSCLARVTSGSAEMTKNSILTDSEIAEGLILTCQAHPTSESIYVDYDDV, from the coding sequence ATGCCTTCATTTTTAAAACTAATAATTAAAGAGGTAAAACGCGAAACTGCAGATGCTGTTTCTGTACTTTTTAATGTTCCTGAAGAACTAAAATCGGACTATAAATTTATAGCCGGACAATACATAAATTTAAAACTAACTCTTGATAATCAAGAGATTCGTCGTGCTTATTCTATTTGTTCTGCACCAGAAAGCAACGAATTGCGCATTGCTGTAAAAGCAGTAAAAAATGGTTTATTCTCTCAATTTGCCAATACGAGACTTAAGGCCGGAGATGTTCTTGAAGTAGGTCACCCGGAAGGAAAATTTACTTTTGAACCAGATGCTGAAAGACAAAAAAACTATGCGGCTTTTGTGGCCGGAAGCGGAATTACTCCGGTACTTTCTATTATTAAATCAGTTTTAAAAAGTGAGCCAAAAAGCTCATTTGTATTGGTTTATGGAAACAAAACTCCTGAAGATACTATTTTTCATCAGGAATTACATGATTTACAATTGCAGTATGTAGGCCGTTTTTTCATTCATTATGTTTTCAGTCAGGCCAAAGCCGAAAATGCTTTGTTTGGAAGAATTGATAAATCGGCAGTAAATTTTGTTTTAAATAACAAACACAAAGAATTACAGTTTGACAAATTTTTCTTGTGTGGTCCTGAAGAAATGATCGATACGGTTTCGGGAATTTTAAAGGAGAAGAATGTAAAAGAATCGGCAATTAAATTTGAACTTTTTACTTCTTCTACTCAGGAAAATAAAATCAATACTTCATTAGAAGGACATACAAAAATTACGGTTTTGGTTGATGATGAAGAAGTTTCATTTGAAATGTCTCAAAAACAAACGATCCTTGACGCAGCTTTAAAACAAGGAGTCGACGCTCCATACTCGTGTCAGGGCGGAATTTGCAGCAGCTGTCTGGCTCGTGTAACTTCCGGAAGTGCTGAAATGACTAAAAACTCAATTTTAACGGATAGCGAAATCGCTGAAGGTTTAATTTTAACCTGCCAGGCGCATCCTACTTCAGAGTCTATTTATGTAGATTACGATGATGTTTAA
- a CDS encoding glycosyltransferase family 9 protein, which translates to MRLSAMGDVAMTVPVLRAFVKQYPTVKITVISRPFFKPFFEGIPNLEFFAFDEKQRHKGFAGLLRLYSDVKKLKIDAFADLHNVLRSKIVSLLFALSGKKRATVDKGREGKKELTRAENKIFVQLPTMFERHGKVFEKLGFPLDLSNPEFPQKAKLSSDILEIIGDQNQKLIGIAPFAQYNSKVYPQDLMQDVIAKLAENKTYKILLFGGGKKEIEILNLFSQPFENVVNVAGKIKFQQELQLISNLDVMLSMDSGNAHIAAMLGVKVITLWGATHPYAGFLPFGQTMENALVSDRNQYPKLPTSVYGNKIVEGYEDAMRSISPNDIVKKIQLSI; encoded by the coding sequence ATGAGACTATCCGCAATGGGAGATGTCGCCATGACGGTTCCTGTTTTACGGGCTTTTGTAAAGCAGTATCCAACGGTTAAAATCACTGTAATTTCAAGACCGTTTTTTAAGCCATTTTTTGAAGGAATTCCAAATCTTGAGTTTTTTGCTTTTGATGAAAAGCAGCGTCACAAAGGATTTGCAGGATTACTTAGATTATACAGTGATGTAAAAAAACTAAAAATTGATGCTTTTGCGGACCTTCATAATGTCTTGAGATCTAAAATTGTAAGCCTTCTTTTCGCTTTAAGCGGAAAAAAAAGAGCCACAGTTGATAAAGGACGTGAAGGTAAAAAAGAATTAACCCGTGCCGAGAATAAAATTTTTGTGCAATTACCAACCATGTTCGAAAGACATGGGAAAGTGTTTGAAAAACTAGGCTTTCCTTTAGACCTATCAAATCCTGAATTCCCGCAAAAAGCAAAATTAAGTTCAGATATTTTAGAAATCATTGGCGATCAAAATCAAAAATTAATTGGGATCGCACCTTTCGCACAATACAATTCTAAAGTATATCCACAAGATTTAATGCAGGACGTAATTGCAAAATTGGCGGAGAATAAAACCTATAAAATTTTACTTTTTGGTGGAGGAAAGAAAGAAATTGAAATTTTGAATTTGTTTTCACAACCCTTTGAAAATGTAGTTAATGTGGCTGGAAAAATTAAATTTCAACAGGAATTACAGCTCATTAGTAATCTTGACGTTATGCTTTCTATGGATTCCGGAAATGCGCATATTGCTGCAATGCTCGGAGTAAAAGTCATTACACTTTGGGGTGCTACACATCCGTATGCGGGATTTTTACCATTTGGACAAACAATGGAAAATGCTTTGGTTTCGGACAGAAATCAATATCCAAAATTACCAACATCTGTTTATGGAAACAAAATCGTTGAAGGTTATGAAGATGCTATGAGATCAATTTCTCCAAATGATATAGTCAAAAAGATTCAGTTAAGCATATAA